A genomic region of Caloenas nicobarica isolate bCalNic1 chromosome 9, bCalNic1.hap1, whole genome shotgun sequence contains the following coding sequences:
- the IST1 gene encoding IST1 homolog isoform X2 codes for MLGSGFKAERLRVNLRLVINRLKLLEKKKTELAQKARKEIADYLAAGKDERARIRVEHIIREDYLVEAMEILELYCDLLLARFGLIQSMKELDSGLAEAVSTLIWAAPRLQSEVAELKIVADQLCAKYSKEYGKLCRTNQIGTVNDRLMHKLSVEAPPKILVERYLIEIAKNYNVPYEPDSVVMAEAPAGGEADLIDVGFTDDVKKGGPGGGGGGGFTAPLVGHDGIVPMPVMMPMPMPTPNPPFSYPPPKGPENFSGLPVGTYQPFTNIHPPPIPAEPPTYESMSLMLTRMRLHQGLGLGPSQKLLLNQKLELLIPLRTLCCLSYHPCQIRCQQHLLVPTLLPLKTLTLMIFLGGLRS; via the exons ATGTTGGGCTCTGGGTTTAAGGCTGAGCGCTTGCGAGTCAACCTGCGCCTTGTCATCAATCGCCTCAAGctgctggagaaaaagaaaa CTGAGCTGGCCcagaaggcaaggaaggaaatcGCAGATTATCTGGCAGCCGGAAAAGATGAGCGTGCCAGGATTCGTGTGGAACACATCATCCGTGAAGATTACCTTGTGGAGGCCATGGAGATCCTGGAGCTGTACTGCGATCTGCTGCTAGCCCGCTTCGGCCTGATTCAGTCCATGAA GGAGCTGGACTCTGGCCTGGCAGAAGCAGTGTCTACGCTGATCTGGGCTGCACCACGGCTCCAGTCAGAAGTGGCTGAGTTGAAAATT GTTGCTGACCAGCTGTGTGCCAAGTACAGCAAGGAGTATGGGAAGCTGTGCCGGACAAACCAGATCGGGACAGTCAATGACAGG CTGATGCACAAGCTGAGCGTGGAGGCACCTCCCAAGATCCTGGTGGAGAGATACCTCATCGAGATAGCCAAGAACTACAATGTGCCCTACGAGCCTGACTCAGTGGTGATG GCTGAAGCCCCGGCAGGCGGAGAGGCAGATCTGATTGATGTAGGATTCACAGATGATGTGAAGAAGGGCGGCCctggagggggaggaggtggtggattTACAGCCCCACTGGTTGGTCATGATGGAATCGTACCCATGCCAGTGATGATGCCCATGCCCATGCCAACTCCAAACCCGCCCTTCTCCTACCCACCTCCAAAGGGACCG GAGAACTTCAGCGGCCTACCAGTGGGGACCTACCAGCCTTTCACCAACATCCACCCACCACCAATTCCGGCAGAGCCACCAACGTATGA ATCGATGAGCCTGATGCTGACAAGGATGCGTCTGCACCAGGGGCTG GGCCTGGGCCCAAGTCAGAAGCTCCTCCTAAACCAAAAGCTGGAGCTCCTAATACCTTTGAGAACTTTGTGCTGCCTGAGTTACCATCCGTGCCAGATACGCTGCCAACAGCATCTGCTGGTGCCAACTCTTCTGCCTCTGAAGACATTGACTTTGATGATCTTTCTCGGAGGTTTGAGGagctaa
- the IST1 gene encoding IST1 homolog isoform X1 has translation MLGSGFKAERLRVNLRLVINRLKLLEKKKTELAQKARKEIADYLAAGKDERARIRVEHIIREDYLVEAMEILELYCDLLLARFGLIQSMKELDSGLAEAVSTLIWAAPRLQSEVAELKIVADQLCAKYSKEYGKLCRTNQIGTVNDRLMHKLSVEAPPKILVERYLIEIAKNYNVPYEPDSVVMAEAPAGGEADLIDVGFTDDVKKGGPGGGGGGGFTAPLVGHDGIVPMPVMMPMPMPTPNPPFSYPPPKGPENFSGLPVGTYQPFTNIHPPPIPAEPPTYESIDEPDADKDASAPGAGPGPKSEAPPKPKAGAPNTFENFVLPELPSVPDTLPTASAGANSSASEDIDFDDLSRRFEELKKKT, from the exons ATGTTGGGCTCTGGGTTTAAGGCTGAGCGCTTGCGAGTCAACCTGCGCCTTGTCATCAATCGCCTCAAGctgctggagaaaaagaaaa CTGAGCTGGCCcagaaggcaaggaaggaaatcGCAGATTATCTGGCAGCCGGAAAAGATGAGCGTGCCAGGATTCGTGTGGAACACATCATCCGTGAAGATTACCTTGTGGAGGCCATGGAGATCCTGGAGCTGTACTGCGATCTGCTGCTAGCCCGCTTCGGCCTGATTCAGTCCATGAA GGAGCTGGACTCTGGCCTGGCAGAAGCAGTGTCTACGCTGATCTGGGCTGCACCACGGCTCCAGTCAGAAGTGGCTGAGTTGAAAATT GTTGCTGACCAGCTGTGTGCCAAGTACAGCAAGGAGTATGGGAAGCTGTGCCGGACAAACCAGATCGGGACAGTCAATGACAGG CTGATGCACAAGCTGAGCGTGGAGGCACCTCCCAAGATCCTGGTGGAGAGATACCTCATCGAGATAGCCAAGAACTACAATGTGCCCTACGAGCCTGACTCAGTGGTGATG GCTGAAGCCCCGGCAGGCGGAGAGGCAGATCTGATTGATGTAGGATTCACAGATGATGTGAAGAAGGGCGGCCctggagggggaggaggtggtggattTACAGCCCCACTGGTTGGTCATGATGGAATCGTACCCATGCCAGTGATGATGCCCATGCCCATGCCAACTCCAAACCCGCCCTTCTCCTACCCACCTCCAAAGGGACCG GAGAACTTCAGCGGCCTACCAGTGGGGACCTACCAGCCTTTCACCAACATCCACCCACCACCAATTCCGGCAGAGCCACCAACGTATGAGTCT ATCGATGAGCCTGATGCTGACAAGGATGCGTCTGCACCAGGGGCTG GGCCTGGGCCCAAGTCAGAAGCTCCTCCTAAACCAAAAGCTGGAGCTCCTAATACCTTTGAGAACTTTGTGCTGCCTGAGTTACCATCCGTGCCAGATACGCTGCCAACAGCATCTGCTGGTGCCAACTCTTCTGCCTCTGAAGACATTGACTTTGATGATCTTTCTCGGAGGTTTGAGGagctaaagaagaaaacataa